In Citrus sinensis cultivar Valencia sweet orange chromosome 3, DVS_A1.0, whole genome shotgun sequence, the sequence TTTATTCTTATGGTGTCGTCGACGTTGAATTCGAGAGAGTCTCTTGCCGGTTCAGAGGCTACAACGTCATGTTCAAGGTCCATGAAAACAGCAGGTACCCGCAGTACTTGGCCGTATCCATGCTGTACGTAGGTGGCCAAAATGACGTCCTAGCAGTTGAAATATGGCGGGTAATTACTTACAAATTAACTTCTAAACAATTGATTTTTGGCCCGTCCATCGCATGTAATGCTTTTGTTGGTGCAGAAGGATCGTCATGAATGGGTTGCGATGAGAAGGGCTTTCGGTGCAGTATTTGACATCCCTAATCCACCACCAGGAGCAATTAATTTGAGGTTTCAAGTGAGTGGCAGCGCGGGGCTCACATGGGTTGTGGCAAACAATGCTATTCCAAAAATATGGAAGGCTGGAGTTGCTTATGAGTCAGCAATTCAGCTTGAATAAATTTGAGATATCCCAAGCTTTATTATTACTGGTTCCTGGTTATCAGCTTCTTAATGTCATTTAGATATTCTAGTATGTTGTTGCCCAGCATCCGTAAGTGCTGTTaccttatctttttatctttttttttttcctagttTGTTGCTTAGCGTGTATTGTGGACTCCCGTCTTCTCAACACTTTAACTAGTTGCTAAATAAATAGTGGGATTGTGTACTTTAATTAGATCTTTTGATCTAATCAATGAAGcagtaaatgaataaaattccACTTTCTTTAAGATAAAATCGCTCGTCCGTCTCGTTTGTAGTGtcttttgtgtgtgtgtgtcttgtttaatttcttgTGGATGTTTAAATAACTCCACTATATTTCCTCTACTAATAGTAATCAGTAAAATTGATGTATTATCAAACAACATACATCGTCGATAACATTCCTTAGCGATCACAACATGTTAAAcaacatatttcaaatgtaaaaattgtaaaataaacgGACGAGCCATTTCATTTTAGAATTAGAGATTAGCCAAATTTTTTGTCAattgtttataaaaatatgataaatatcTACAAACCACTCTTTGTTTGacactttataaaaaaatataaaactttttttcttttgtggcTATCCACGTAaactttacaaaatatatcacctttttactttttcattaacataattaaagatttaatagaatattaattaaacgACCACTATAccgttaaaatattatttaatcttaGTACCTAAATGacgaaaaaaaattccaatttgTAGCTGTTGGAACCAATAGCAGCTATAAATGTAGTTAGATAAATTCATCAAACCTactaatttaacaatataaaatcaCCAAAATAACCACCATAACTAATTTGTGGTTCATTTACAATATAAATTCAGAACCTCTGCACATATAATTCATCCTAAAGAATCTTTGACTATAATAACAAGTCTTCGAAAGCAATAAATCACCagtaaaaacaattaaagttatcccaaaaacatttaaagGAAACATAAAAGTAGTTATAGAAAACTTTAAACATTATACCTTGTTTCCGTCaatcaaaaaataacaatgtaAAACCAGTCATGATGAACATAGAGTTTACAGTTTGTTTCCatcaattcaaaataaaacatattctaaaaatatctaaaacaacaactaataaataatctttttacaTTTAGGGATAAAATAGTCCTTTATCAATATCCTGTTAAATCATCTAATGCTATTAATGgaaaagtagaaaaataataaaaaacctgcaaaagaaaaatttttggtgtatttttaataaaacgtAGAATATTAGGGCACTTAAATTAAAGCGTAAAAACTAACAAGGGGCTTAAATTTTTGGTGTATTTTTAGTAAAGCGTAAAAACTATCAGGgcacttaaatttaaatgtattGTCCAACAAACAAATACAGCATAATGCAATTTCACGGACGTACATACAGACAGACACATACATCCTCATATTTGTGAGCATAGGTGAGCCAGAAAGATGCTAGGACTTGGAACAAGTGATATAACTAACAGGGCACTTGAATGTACCTTTCTGATGAAAATCAAAACTACTACTGTTAACCTCCCTCAGTACAACCGACCAGTGCATTCTGAAGAACCACAAAAGCAACTCTTCTTCTTAATGTTGCCAGACaaatcataaacttgatcTATCACGTAATTGTAATGATAAGTCAGCTCTTGCAGGGGAGGAATGTTCTCAGCAGCAAAGAGCATTATGTGAGGCATTCTCTTGTCCTCATGATCATAAAGGACGTTTTGGGCATAAAGATTAGGCGAACAACTGTGGTTAACAAATCTCCCCACATTGCCATACTCCACTGCATCAATGGTAAATCCACCATCCTCCACAACTCCACAGGAACTTGATGGTGCATCAGGCATAACATTCGAAAGTCCACCCCAAAGAGAACCATCACTATACTTATTCCCAATATCAAATAGATACTCATCATTACTGGTTCTTCTTTCCGCTTCCTTCTCTTCAAGGAGCTCCCCCGCGTACTCACAGATAAAACTTCCTGAAGGAATGGAATTTAGTGATCTCACACCCCATCCCCGTGCTTCAGTTTTGAAGATCTCAAGCTGAAATTTGATACCCTGCTGGCTGACTCTATTATAGCAAGAAGGAGGGCACTTGCAAGAAGGACGACACTCATAGACAAGGGGCTTTGCCTGAACAATGGCCCCATTGTGGTTGTAAGGAAGCTCCCCTCCATTTTTAGCCACACAAGCACATTTCCCCAACTCTGAACATCCGTTAGTGCAATCACAACCCTTTGGAGGAACAGGACGGCACCAATCAGGATATATAATATTGGTTATGTATTTAAATGATGGGGGCTTTTCATCATCTACAGTGTTCACAGCACAAATGGGAATCAACTCCTTTCCTTGTGAGATATCATCAACACATAGACCCTCACGTACTTTAGATTTTTTGCACTTCTTCACCACTTTCCAAGAAAGCTCCGGCTGACCCGGAATTCGGGCCAACTTAAACTTGAAAACCAGCTTACCATGTGAGCCCACATCCTGCCAATATCTCTCCACCAAATACAGACCATCATAAATGTACGTCCTAGATTCTACAGCCTTTGTATCACCACGGATCACTCTTACAGGATTCTGTTCATGTATGCTGTTCGCTAGAGCTAGATTCCCTCGTTCAAGCTTCTGATCTTCAGGTTCCTTGCCTCCGTTCATCACATTCCCTCCCTGACCAGTGTAAATCAAAACATCTGAGTTGTCCAAGTTATCATCGTAACCCCCAGATGCTACAATACTTGTAGCAAGAATTTTTCCCTTGCGCTTGACATAATCTATACCACCCTGAATTTGGAGATGAAGACCAATCATATTCAGCTCCACCCTGTATTGAAACTCGTCGCCCACTTCAACTCCTGGAACCGATCCAATGACTTTTTTGTCGACAGGGATGTATTTCTTTTTGTCCTTGAGAATCCTTGCTGCTAGATAATCAACCCTCTTATGAGAATTTTGTCTGCTGggttttgcttcttcttcatGCAACAGCTTCCTACAAACAGCTTGAAACAGACGCAATGTCTCCCTCACCTTGTTTCGGGCACCAATAGCATCATTTTCAGGACCTTTACCACTTGAACTCCTGGGATGAGGAGGGAGGGTCACATCAAAAACATGCGATCTTTGACCCAGATGAAAGTTTTCTTGTCCTCTATCATGCCCAAGAGAATCTTTCCCATCCCTCATCACCAATGCACTCCTATTTTCATAGGCATTTCTTCCTGAATATGAATTCCTCTTACAGTATGATCCTTCAGAGCCTTTTGCTTTGATAATTTCCTCAGAAGGAGATTTAGAAGGTGGCAGCAAATTATGCTTCTTTCTTTCCCTTTGACCTGTACCACTAACATAGTTAGGTTTGCAAACCCCTTTCTCCCGTCTCCATGGACAGTTCAGCGATGCCATTAGACCTTGCACAATAACCCTGTTCAATGCAAGCTGTAAACCTTCAGAATCTTCCTCTTGGAATTGATTGTCACTTACAGAAAAATCTGACCGGGTTCCATCAAGCTGTTTGTGCTCTCCATAAACCACGATATCCCTCACTGGATTTTCCTCCAAAACTCCAACATCCCTTTCGTTTGATTTTATGAGTGCCCCAGTCTTACCATCAAACCGGTATCGTTTAGTTGCATGAGGACATACAACACTCATTTCACCCGTATCTTCCTGAGCAACTGTCATCATTTTCTTAGAAGAAGTTGCGAAGCCATCACGATTCTTTGTTTCCATGGTAGCATGCTCTTCAAAATCAGCAAGAACTTTACCACTGGTGATTTTAGAAACATCGCCTCCAAACTCATTCATGCAAACATCTCCATCATAACCGTTCACTCTGATTTGGTTTTCATCAGTCTTCACAGTCTCTTTTAATGGTTTGCCTTTGGAATCAGACTCCTCTTGAGGTGAACTCCTAAAAGAAGGATGTGCTTCCATGCACTCTTCTTTACCAAGAACTGAAGCATTTTGCCCACAGAAGGGAGGAAAGTCTCTGATAGCAGAAACTCTTCTCCTAGGAGGATAATTTCTAGTCAAAATTCTCTCCAGATTACTTAAATGTGGAACAGCATTTCGCGAATTAGGTGAGGATAGTGCCTTTGAACCACTTTGCAGGACCATCTCTTCATCTGAAACACCAATATGCATCatgttcaaattttttgacCCATCATAAATTTTGCCTCCTGAAGTGTTTACATTTTCGGTGTCTAGCAACAATGTTCCATTCGGGTCAGCACTAACTAGATCCAGCATATCCACATGATTAGATgagacaacaacattttcagcaTCAGGCCTAACTACACCAACAATGGCTTCTTCATTAGGTATCCAATTGATCCTTGAGGCAGACGGTCCACACCCGGGTGGAAAATCTCGAACAGCAGAAATTTTTCGCCGCTTATGCTTGGGACCACCTTGCGAAGCACAGTGGCCATTTTCCATAGGCGCTTTTCCCAACCTACCATCAGAATGACTACCATTAGGTAATGAAACAACTCTAGCTGACTCTGTCTGCAGCAAACTGTCCATAACCCCCATCCCAACTcatgaaatattaaaacaacctgaaaaataaacataatcatCATTAATCTCTAGATTAAAAAAAGCAATTATAACTCAGAAACTAAATATTGAGCATAACAGCAACAAGGTGAACCAAATGAGCAAAGACTCCCATGAGCCAAAAGATGAACGTAAGAAAAGAGAAGTAACAACAAACTTATAACTGAATAGTGAACAATGCAATTGTACTAAATTTTTTGCATTAACTAAACAGAAATTTAAGCAAATGCCTTCGCAGAATTAAACAGATTAAAGAAAGCCTTATATGAAGAAACTAGATATAGCAGACTACTAAGAATCTCAAGATTCAGAATTACAGTAGTCTCCAGGTCCCATAAAGACTAAATTAAACAACATTTAACAATCCTTGCATAAATGAAAGCAAACAACAACATGAGTCAAACAACATAAGAGATTAGTATCTGTTGGATCGGTTTATAAACTCAGCcaaatttagttaaaaaaattattgaaagtaaaaataaaaaataaaaataaagataaaggGGACATAAGATTTATGAGGACTTCTTACGTCTGCAGGGCCATGCCCACAACAATTACCTACGGATGGAGCCACGCCCATGAACACTACCTAAGTCCACAGACAGGAGGGGTGACGCAAACCCGATCCGATCTCAGGTTCAGGTTCGGATTGGATCAGATTACTTGTGCAATCCGATTGAGTGATGTTTACTACAACATGATCCAATCTGAAGATCCAATTGGGTTgggtcaaaaaaaaaatctaaaacaaaactataaaattaactaaaccAGTAAACCTAATCGAAATGAAATCTGTAAACAAAACTCACACTCACACACGCAGAGCCGCAGCACACAAAGTTACaaacaaaactcaaaattctaaatCTGTAAACCACAGTATCACACACAGAGCACATGACCACAGCACTCACACCAGTACACCACACACAGACACACGACACATGCAGCTCAGGCCCCGGAGGTTGGAAACACTGAGCAGCCACAGGCACGCACTGCCGCgtgcgcacacacacacatagaaATCAGGACACAACCGTGCAAAGCAGCAGCCAGCAGTAACCGACGTGACTGCACGAAGTCAAGCCATCGCTGCTGCTACAAAGTGCCACAGCAATCTGCCGCACCGCAACTGCTGCTGCCTGCTGCTACCGCAACGCACCGATGCAATCTACCTGCTGCCGCTTGCTCCACCAGCCTGCAGCTTGTTCCACCTCGACAGCCACCATCACCAAGTTTTTCATGGTATATgactatattatattaaataattaatttcaaaattttgaaattaattgtaaaatggggtttattgtttgaatttaaataaacttgACTTCGGAATTAGCAAGACATCTAAACCCGATATTGTTCTATGTATTGTATttctatatctatatctaaCCCTAACCCACTCCAATCCGAATTAAACCTAAATTCATGTTCGGCTTGGATCAGAACAAAAACTCAGGTTGAGTTCAGATGACTTTTTCCCAACCTGATTAACTCGAAACCCAATTGGGTTTATCTAAACCTGAGTTTGCCCACCCCTGACGGACAGGGCCCCACCCACAACGACTACCTAAGTCCTTGGACGGGGACACACCCACAACGACCCATgcctaaattttaattaattcactaAGTAATAAAGATTACAACCTCTTGGACTTATTCAATTAAGAGTATTGGTCCCCTTGGTGAAACCAAACCCAATGAACTTGCTTAGCAATCACCACTTGACTTCAATGTCTGCTGCAACTTGAACTCCTTCAATCGTTGCAAATCGTCTACTGCTTCCTTGAAATCCCTTCAACACAAGCAAACCTAAAATACTTCTCCCGAAAATCTTAATCACAATACGagtttagaaaataaacaatgGAAGGTTGAAGACTCAAGTCTTCCATCTCTTCAACACAAGCAAACATGAAATAATTTTCCTGAAGATCTTAATCACAATAGAGTTTAGAGAATAGATGCAAACCTAAAATGCTTCTCTCTAAGATCATAATCGCAATAGAGTTTAGAGAATAGGCACAATTAAAGTACTTCTCCCTAAGATGTTAATCATAAGTTCAGATAGACATTGGAAGGTTGAATGACGCAAACCTAAAATACTTCTCCACTCAAGAATACATAGAAATCTTAATCACAAGTTCACAGAATATACAATGTTAAATTCAATGAGTGAAACTCCTCCTTTATATGTTACATGTCAAACCCTAATAAAGAGTGCAATAAATGCCAAATCTACTTATAACGGATGGAGTCTTCTAATAATGGAACCTTATTCTCCACAAGTAAAGCACAGGTGTTTCTTCTTGCTTCATGCAAAAGTGATccaaattcttcaatgattTACAATAAGATGCCGACACTAAATATGCTAACAGTATCTCATGTCTACATATGTAATATCCTACTAAACAAATGGCTGCAAAAGTTTCTTTTACCTTGTTTTCTAGGAAACCAAACAGAACATACATACCCCAAAGCTCAGAATCTAATACatggaaagaaaatgagaaaaatcgACAGTAAACAatccatgaaaataaaatcatatgtCATTATATAACTAACTAggctttaaaaaataataaaacaacaaatgaACAAACAAAGATTCAGGCTCTAATTCAGGCCATTTTCCAGCATCTTCTCAGTAAGCACACAGAATTTGAGCTACAAATCTCATAATcacaacaatcaaattaaaccTAAACAAAAGTTGAAGACAACAATTATGCGAGTATCAAAATGATTAAAACCTAGTAATTGaactaattataaaaaaaaaacgaaaatgCTATCTTCAGTTAAATAACACACAATATTCCAGCATTTTTCTCAGTGAAgccaattaatcaaattaatttttaaaaaatccacCAGAAGCACAAAATATAGAAGTAAATAATAGACCTGGATTTGGAATTTAGACTGAATCAACGGTCAATAAAGCACAAGATCTAACTGCACGACAGTCAATATCGGAAATGATTTAGGTTTTGGCCTCTCCGAAAAGTGCAGTGTGATGtattggaaaaatgaaaaataaatttgttatctTCACATTCATGCTTTAAGGCGAGTGAAAAACGAGGTTCTGATTTAAAGGCGGTCATAAACGACGTCGTGAGGTGCTtcccaaaattagaattatttcGCTCGCTCACTGCGGTGGGCAGGtgtaagtaataataatccttGGCGCTAAAACGGAAAACCACGAGTTACTTGCTTACCCTTACACCGTCACTGTTTAGGCATGACCCAGTCAAAAATGAAGTTTCCTTTCGCTGTAAGAGcgtgtcaaaaaataaatttggtttgTGCACGTGTCcctgattatttttgtttttacggCATTATGTAGTTCCTCAgatcaaattaaattctcTAATCGCACATCTGAAAAAGGtttgcaattttttatttgactgaaactttcaagtttcaacaacttttaaaaaaatttaattacattattctttaaaataccttaaattaatttataaaatattaacatataaattaaaagtccACATCccatcattaaattttatcttaaaaattttttaatatttttatttataaatttatacgAATTCAAAAAGCGTAAATTATTCTTATCTTGTTACCTAATTTCtactttcataattataaactcttaaagtttctcaaaataatacttttacttataatttaaatataaattatgaaataggACGggcagaaaaaattattaaaagaataatttatttaaatatttaatcaaatattcattaaaaaaaaagatatttttattatttaaataattttggttaaaGAGGGGTTTTAGAAGGAATTTAAAGGAATGTCAACAGgcctactctttttatttctaaacacTACACGCTACATTGTGAATCAAAAGTCCACTAAGACTTAGGTCCATTTAAGACTAAAATTGTTAAGGTCCAGCCCAAAATTCCacaaaaaacattttaaattttaaattttaaattttttccttttttaactattaaaatatttgattttttttcccgaaCGAAATttgaggggggggggggaaaccAAACTTGGAAAATAGTCTTAAAATCTTTGGATTTTTTGAAACTAACTCTTAACTTTTATTGTTATCATAACTGGC encodes:
- the LOC102628829 gene encoding histone-lysine N-methyltransferase, H3 lysine-9 specific SUVH6-like; translation: MGVMDSLLQTESARVVSLPNGSHSDGRLGKAPMENGHCASQGGPKHKRRKISAVRDFPPGCGPSASRINWIPNEEAIVGVVRPDAENVVVSSNHVDMLDLVSADPNGTLLLDTENVNTSGGKIYDGSKNLNMMHIGVSDEEMVLQSGSKALSSPNSRNAVPHLSNLERILTRNYPPRRRVSAIRDFPPFCGQNASVLGKEECMEAHPSFRSSPQEESDSKGKPLKETVKTDENQIRVNGYDGDVCMNEFGGDVSKITSGKVLADFEEHATMETKNRDGFATSSKKMMTVAQEDTGEMSVVCPHATKRYRFDGKTGALIKSNERDVGVLEENPVRDIVVYGEHKQLDGTRSDFSVSDNQFQEEDSEGLQLALNRVIVQGLMASLNCPWRREKGVCKPNYVSGTGQRERKKHNLLPPSKSPSEEIIKAKGSEGSYCKRNSYSGRNAYENRSALVMRDGKDSLGHDRGQENFHLGQRSHVFDVTLPPHPRSSSGKGPENDAIGARNKVRETLRLFQAVCRKLLHEEEAKPSRQNSHKRVDYLAARILKDKKKYIPVDKKVIGSVPGVEVGDEFQYRVELNMIGLHLQIQGGIDYVKRKGKILATSIVASGGYDDNLDNSDVLIYTGQGGNVMNGGKEPEDQKLERGNLALANSIHEQNPVRVIRGDTKAVESRTYIYDGLYLVERYWQDVGSHGKLVFKFKLARIPGQPELSWKVVKKCKKSKVREGLCVDDISQGKELIPICAVNTVDDEKPPSFKYITNIIYPDWCRPVPPKGCDCTNGCSELGKCACVAKNGGELPYNHNGAIVQAKPLVYECRPSCKCPPSCYNRVSQQGIKFQLEIFKTEARGWGVRSLNSIPSGSFICEYAGELLEEKEAERRTSNDEYLFDIGNKYSDGSLWGGLSNVMPDAPSSSCGVVEDGGFTIDAVEYGNVGRFVNHSCSPNLYAQNVLYDHEDKRMPHIMLFAAENIPPLQELTYHYNYVIDQVYDLSGNIKKKSCFCGSSECTGRLY